In Rubrivirga marina, the following are encoded in one genomic region:
- a CDS encoding DUF3341 domain-containing protein — protein sequence MLSKIRQTVEDRGNQHVGLLAEYSDPGALVEAVEGLREKGYTRLDTFSPFPIHGMDRAMGLPVSKLGFMVFVGAVLGGLLGVFLQWWTSAGPQPNWWPSELNQFLGYPINISNKPLFAWESSVPIIFELTILFSALTAVGGMLALNGLPKPYNPLFHSDRFGRATDDAFFVHVSSRDTAFDPATTAADLHGLGATSVEYVDHDGATSVGNTAEAGASAVVPAHADTPAAPPPHTTGDI from the coding sequence ATGCTGAGCAAGATCCGCCAGACGGTCGAGGACCGCGGCAACCAGCACGTCGGCCTCCTCGCCGAGTACTCCGACCCGGGCGCCCTCGTCGAGGCCGTCGAGGGCCTCCGCGAGAAGGGCTACACCCGCCTCGACACGTTCTCGCCGTTCCCCATCCACGGGATGGACCGGGCGATGGGCCTGCCGGTCTCGAAGCTCGGGTTCATGGTGTTCGTCGGGGCCGTCCTCGGCGGCCTGCTCGGCGTGTTCCTCCAGTGGTGGACGAGCGCCGGCCCGCAGCCGAACTGGTGGCCCAGCGAGCTCAACCAGTTCCTCGGCTACCCGATCAACATCTCGAACAAGCCGCTCTTCGCGTGGGAGAGCTCGGTCCCGATCATCTTCGAGCTGACGATCCTGTTCTCGGCGCTCACGGCCGTCGGCGGGATGCTCGCGCTCAACGGGCTGCCGAAGCCGTACAACCCGCTGTTCCACTCCGACCGGTTCGGGCGGGCCACCGACGACGCGTTCTTCGTCCACGTCTCGAGCCGCGACACGGCCTTCGACCCGGCCACCACGGCGGCCGACCTCCACGGCCTCGGCGCGACCAGCGTCGAGTACGTCGACCACGACGGGGCCACCTCCGTCGGCAACACGGCCGAGGCGGGCGCGTCCGCCGTCGTGCCCGCGCACGCCGACACGCCGGCCGCGCCGCCCCCGCACACCACCGGCGACATCTAG
- a CDS encoding c-type cytochrome, which yields MTHRSLLALAVLAVGLGGCRGMTSEAPPIHPNLNMDYVQRFEAQEANPFFADGAAMRTPVAGTVARGQLKTAENAPFEYGRTADGAYVPEVPIEVTPALLERGQERYNIYCTVCHGYAGDGRGIVAVGNGGLGYGFSVPSYHTDALRARPDGYIYDVIQNGINTMPSYGHEIAPADRWAVVAFVRALQRSQAGSAADLPETERERLSTANPNVRQN from the coding sequence ATGACCCATCGATCTCTCCTCGCCCTCGCTGTGCTGGCGGTCGGCCTCGGCGGCTGCCGCGGCATGACCAGCGAGGCCCCGCCGATCCACCCGAACCTCAACATGGACTACGTCCAGCGGTTCGAGGCGCAGGAGGCCAACCCGTTCTTCGCCGACGGCGCCGCCATGCGGACGCCCGTGGCGGGGACCGTCGCGCGGGGCCAGCTCAAGACGGCCGAGAACGCGCCGTTCGAGTACGGCCGGACGGCCGACGGCGCCTACGTCCCGGAAGTCCCGATCGAGGTCACGCCGGCGCTCCTCGAGCGCGGCCAGGAGCGCTACAACATCTACTGCACGGTGTGTCACGGCTACGCCGGCGACGGCCGCGGCATCGTCGCCGTCGGGAACGGCGGGCTGGGCTACGGCTTCTCGGTCCCGAGCTACCACACCGACGCGCTCCGCGCCCGGCCCGACGGGTACATCTACGACGTGATCCAGAACGGCATCAACACGATGCCGAGCTACGGGCACGAGATCGCCCCGGCCGACCGCTGGGCCGTCGTGGCCTTCGTCCGCGCGCTCCAGCGCTCGCAGGCCGGCTCGGCCGCCGACCTCCCCGAGACGGAGCGCGAACGGCTCAGCACCGCCAACCCCAACGTCCGGCAGAACTAA
- the nrfD gene encoding NrfD/PsrC family molybdoenzyme membrane anchor subunit: MTLEDAPLVRGNLSFHDVTEMVAYHTEKKTPFGWYLAFGAALTALGILGLSVAYLVWNGPGVWGLTNPVFWGWAIVNFVWWVGIGHAGTLISAVLFLFRQRWRTSINRAAEAMTLFAVACALLFPTFHVGRVWVIYYTLPIPNQMAMWPQFKSPLLWDVFAVSIYGTVSLLFWYVGLIPDLATIRDRAVRAGRMLRAKILGFFALGWTGSNRHWRHYERAYLILAGLATPLVLSVHSVVSFDFAVSIIPGWHTTIFPPYFVAGAIFSGFAMVQTLLLVARKVYKLENLITLDHIEKMNIIILVTGTVVGFAYITEFFMAWYSGVEYEQYAFMNRATGPYWWAYWIMMSCNLIFPQLFWKKSWRRTIWLSMAISITTNIGMWFERFVITVTSLHRDFLPSSWDYYSATVWDLGMYIGSFGLFFTLFLLFLRFVPMVAIAEVKGVMPQADPHFYHGHGDGHAMPHELAQYQQDANVQTAGPAASDADDDGIPDDPNADDSNA; this comes from the coding sequence TGGTACCTCGCCTTCGGCGCGGCGCTCACGGCGCTCGGCATCCTCGGGCTGTCCGTGGCCTACCTCGTGTGGAACGGGCCGGGCGTGTGGGGCCTGACGAACCCGGTCTTCTGGGGCTGGGCCATCGTCAACTTCGTGTGGTGGGTCGGCATCGGCCACGCCGGGACGCTCATCTCGGCCGTCCTCTTCCTGTTCCGCCAGCGATGGCGGACCTCGATCAACCGGGCGGCCGAGGCGATGACGTTGTTCGCCGTCGCGTGTGCGCTCCTGTTCCCGACGTTCCACGTCGGCCGGGTGTGGGTCATCTACTACACCCTCCCGATCCCGAACCAGATGGCCATGTGGCCGCAGTTCAAGAGCCCGCTGCTCTGGGACGTGTTCGCGGTGTCGATCTACGGGACGGTCTCCCTGCTCTTCTGGTACGTCGGCCTGATCCCCGACCTCGCGACGATCCGCGACCGGGCCGTGCGCGCGGGCCGGATGCTCCGGGCCAAGATCCTGGGCTTCTTCGCCCTCGGCTGGACGGGCTCGAACCGCCACTGGCGCCACTACGAGCGGGCCTACCTCATCCTGGCCGGCCTCGCCACACCGCTCGTCCTCTCGGTCCACTCGGTCGTCTCCTTCGACTTCGCGGTCTCGATCATTCCGGGCTGGCACACGACCATCTTCCCGCCCTACTTCGTCGCGGGCGCCATCTTCTCGGGCTTCGCGATGGTGCAGACGCTGCTCCTCGTCGCGCGGAAGGTGTACAAGCTCGAGAACCTCATCACGCTCGACCACATCGAGAAGATGAACATCATCATCCTCGTGACGGGGACGGTGGTCGGGTTCGCCTACATCACGGAGTTCTTTATGGCGTGGTACTCGGGCGTCGAGTACGAGCAGTACGCCTTCATGAACCGGGCGACGGGGCCGTACTGGTGGGCCTACTGGATCATGATGAGCTGCAACCTCATCTTCCCGCAGCTCTTCTGGAAGAAGTCCTGGCGGCGGACGATCTGGCTCTCGATGGCCATCTCGATCACGACGAACATCGGGATGTGGTTCGAGCGGTTCGTGATCACGGTCACGTCGCTCCACCGCGACTTCCTCCCGTCGTCGTGGGACTACTACTCGGCGACGGTCTGGGACCTCGGGATGTACATCGGCTCGTTCGGGCTGTTCTTCACGCTGTTCCTCCTGTTCCTCCGGTTCGTGCCGATGGTGGCCATCGCGGAGGTCAAGGGCGTGATGCCGCAGGCCGACCCGCACTTCTACCACGGCCACGGCGACGGCCACGCGATGCCGCACGAGCTGGCCCAGTACCAGCAGGACGCCAACGTCCAGACCGCCGGCCCCGCCGCGAGCGACGCGGACGACGACGGCATCCCGGACGACCCGAACGCCGACGACTCCAACGCCTAA